A stretch of the Litorilinea aerophila genome encodes the following:
- a CDS encoding RNA polymerase sigma factor — protein MNAVPVEPENRELIQRCLAGDGQAWQALVERYARLVHSIPVRYGLTPQEVDDVGQEVFLALAQSLHQLDDPERLPAWLITTTRRVCWRLLQRRRREQPGAAADIMEVPLEASLDSPSSARVPSMSELLAGWSRQELLSQGLERLPPRCRELLTLIFLDPEEPSYEEIAARLGMAVGSIGPTRGRCLRQLRAVLESLGFDGSF, from the coding sequence ATGAACGCCGTGCCCGTAGAACCGGAGAATCGGGAACTGATCCAACGCTGCCTGGCCGGGGATGGCCAGGCCTGGCAGGCCCTGGTGGAGCGGTACGCCCGTCTGGTCCACTCCATCCCCGTGCGCTATGGTCTGACGCCCCAGGAGGTGGACGACGTGGGGCAGGAGGTCTTCCTGGCCCTGGCTCAAAGCCTGCACCAGCTGGACGATCCGGAACGGCTGCCCGCCTGGCTCATCACCACCACCCGCCGCGTCTGCTGGCGGCTCTTGCAGCGGCGGCGCCGGGAACAGCCGGGGGCCGCGGCCGACATCATGGAGGTGCCCCTGGAGGCCAGCCTGGACAGCCCTTCGTCCGCCCGGGTACCCTCCATGAGCGAACTGCTGGCCGGCTGGAGTCGCCAGGAGCTGCTCAGCCAGGGCCTGGAACGACTGCCGCCCCGCTGCCGGGAGCTCCTCACCCTGATCTTCCTGGACCCGGAGGAGCCCTCCTACGAGGAGATCGCGGCGCGCTTGGGCATGGCGGTGGGCAGCATTGGACCCACCCGCGGCCGTTGCCTGCGCCAGTTGCGGGCTGTGCTGGAGAGCCTGGGCTTCGATGGATCCTTCTGA
- a CDS encoding carboxypeptidase-like regulatory domain-containing protein has product MADTHLDLERLLVHIFDHDPWTPQEAEHLAACPSCRAQVDALRRLHEELEVARRSQPSPTALRRYQQLFQQVQTGGQSAPSWWQWLRARLAWDSRQQPALAGVRGAAGGSYRLLYTTPRVEVELLVTPTGARRQLDGDILAEPGPDPITPALIELVDASDLPALAVESDQEGRFRLVEVPTGRYRLTITPPAGAPIQIDELDIT; this is encoded by the coding sequence ATGGCCGATACCCACCTGGACCTGGAACGACTGCTCGTCCATATTTTCGATCATGACCCCTGGACGCCCCAGGAGGCGGAACACCTGGCCGCTTGCCCTTCCTGTCGGGCGCAGGTGGACGCCCTTCGGCGTCTGCACGAGGAGCTGGAGGTGGCCCGACGTAGCCAGCCCTCGCCCACGGCCCTCCGCCGTTATCAGCAACTGTTCCAGCAGGTGCAGACCGGCGGGCAGAGTGCCCCCTCGTGGTGGCAGTGGCTCCGCGCCCGGCTGGCCTGGGATAGCCGCCAGCAACCCGCCCTGGCCGGGGTACGAGGGGCGGCCGGGGGCAGCTACCGGCTGCTCTACACCACCCCCCGGGTCGAGGTGGAGCTTTTGGTCACCCCGACTGGCGCCCGTCGCCAGCTCGACGGCGACATCCTGGCCGAGCCCGGCCCGGATCCCATCACCCCGGCCCTGATTGAACTGGTGGATGCCTCGGATCTGCCGGCGCTGGCGGTGGAAAGCGACCAGGAGGGCCGTTTTCGCCTGGTGGAGGTGCCCACCGGCCGCTATCGCCTGACCATCACGCCCCCGGCTGGCGCCCCGATCCAGATCGATGAACTGGACATCACATGA
- a CDS encoding S8 family serine peptidase yields MRIIPHLLLVLALLLMAGQPGLYAQADPNSALFLPLVIQGELAEPPPETPEPTPTQEPSPTPETPEPTPTPTTTPEPTPQPTPTHPVDPSRLEPDESAPLQPEDVQTRPKPEPIAAAVASGGGGLQQASVIVVLDESIDAEQLAAQVGGAVIHRYERAFRGASLVVPEERLPILEEIQGVQALYLDRLVEPDTDASPRFIGAPVAWQMLGGQGNAGEHVTIGVLDLGIWPEHPSFADPDPSGKPYPPPPVRPGANGFGDAPPRNTCDFGNMGANPDDAPFACNNKLIGAYTYLETYKTVIGLLPDEFDSARDDNGHGTHTASIAAGNAGVSASIFGLPFGTVSGVAPRAHIVAYRVCADQGCYQSDIIAAIEQAIRDKVDVINLSIGGGASPYRDPVELALLNAYEQGIFVAASAGNDGPQADTVEHRGPWVTTVGASSTDRAFVSTLLLVADNGDTLQLTGASVTPGILAPAPVVLADDPATPGEVGGRCSAAMGPVPAGAIVVCNRGSSARVLKSYHAANAGAAGMILRNLTPQGVNPDNHFIPTVHLEADAGEQLIQFLQSHSSVHATFTPGTRAAAQGDVVAPFSSRGGSQQILGINKPDLVAPGVQILAGHTPLPATLLGGLPGQLFQVLQGTSMASPHVAGAAALLKAIHPEWTPGQIKSALMTTARTANVVLPDGTPATPFDRGAGRLNLGRAGDATLTIDAPADEFRTLANQLWNANYPSLFLPDMPGRITVQRRIANLTDKKRVWVLTVDAPPDVQVDIPKVIQIEPHSELLLPITVDASTVPLGEVRHANINFKRGREHHDFPITLVRGQPVVTLTAACTPNVLSRLERTDCTLTLTNRSFAEAHVAVVDRLPRQLTLLPETVEGANVDGNGISFGGILPPATPPQIGAVISPTASPAGYVPLAGFRGSVVVNATDESIANFNVPGFFYGGETYSRVGIVSNGYVVVGGGTADDVQHINSDFPDPAVPNNVLAPFWTDLNPEQGGRILINVLTDGADNWIVIEWENVPNYQSADERNTFQLWIGTAQDAHPEEDISFVYGPSITRGNRGNLTVGAENAFGNAGVTVYFNGTGTPPRPSYPHGDFEVAIVSQPGAPGGSHTIRFGAQAGHMPGNWTHCAEMTANLFQGTHIACVSGQVSH; encoded by the coding sequence ATGCGCATCATCCCACATTTGCTCCTGGTGCTGGCCCTGCTCCTGATGGCCGGCCAACCAGGCCTCTATGCCCAGGCAGATCCAAACAGCGCCCTGTTTTTGCCCCTGGTTATCCAGGGGGAATTGGCAGAGCCCCCCCCAGAGACGCCTGAACCCACCCCCACCCAGGAACCCTCGCCCACCCCCGAAACGCCTGAACCGACGCCGACGCCCACCACCACCCCCGAGCCGACGCCCCAGCCCACCCCCACCCACCCGGTGGACCCGTCCCGGCTGGAGCCCGATGAGTCCGCCCCCCTCCAGCCGGAGGATGTCCAGACTCGCCCCAAGCCGGAGCCCATCGCGGCGGCCGTGGCGTCCGGCGGAGGCGGGTTGCAGCAGGCCAGCGTCATTGTGGTGCTGGATGAATCCATCGACGCCGAGCAACTGGCAGCCCAGGTGGGAGGGGCCGTCATCCACCGCTACGAACGGGCTTTCCGGGGCGCCTCCCTGGTGGTGCCGGAGGAACGCCTGCCCATCCTGGAGGAGATCCAGGGCGTCCAGGCCTTGTACCTGGACAGGCTGGTGGAGCCCGACACCGACGCAAGCCCCCGCTTCATCGGCGCACCGGTGGCCTGGCAGATGCTGGGCGGGCAGGGCAACGCCGGCGAACACGTCACCATCGGCGTCCTGGATCTGGGCATCTGGCCTGAACATCCATCCTTCGCCGATCCGGACCCGTCCGGCAAGCCCTACCCGCCTCCCCCGGTGCGGCCCGGCGCCAACGGCTTCGGCGACGCGCCCCCGCGCAATACCTGCGATTTCGGCAATATGGGCGCCAACCCGGACGACGCGCCCTTCGCCTGCAACAACAAGCTGATCGGCGCCTACACCTACCTGGAGACCTACAAAACGGTCATCGGCCTCCTGCCCGACGAGTTCGACTCTGCCCGGGACGACAACGGCCACGGCACCCACACGGCCTCCATTGCGGCTGGCAACGCCGGCGTCAGCGCCAGCATCTTCGGCCTGCCCTTCGGCACCGTCTCCGGCGTGGCCCCTCGGGCCCACATCGTCGCCTATCGGGTCTGCGCGGACCAGGGCTGCTATCAGAGCGATATCATCGCCGCCATCGAGCAGGCCATCCGGGATAAGGTGGACGTGATCAACCTGTCCATCGGCGGCGGAGCCTCGCCGTACCGGGATCCGGTGGAGCTGGCCCTGCTCAACGCCTACGAACAGGGCATCTTCGTGGCCGCCTCGGCCGGCAACGACGGCCCCCAGGCGGATACGGTGGAACACCGGGGACCGTGGGTCACCACGGTGGGGGCCAGCAGCACCGACCGGGCCTTCGTCAGCACCCTGCTGCTGGTGGCCGACAACGGCGACACCCTCCAGCTCACCGGTGCCAGCGTGACGCCCGGCATCCTCGCGCCGGCCCCCGTGGTGCTGGCCGACGATCCGGCCACCCCGGGCGAGGTGGGCGGCCGCTGCAGCGCCGCCATGGGTCCGGTCCCGGCCGGCGCCATCGTGGTCTGTAACCGGGGCAGCAGCGCCCGGGTTCTCAAGAGCTACCACGCCGCCAACGCGGGCGCCGCCGGCATGATCCTGCGCAACCTCACGCCCCAGGGAGTCAACCCGGACAACCACTTCATCCCCACCGTGCACCTGGAGGCGGACGCGGGCGAGCAGCTGATCCAGTTCCTGCAAAGCCACAGCAGCGTCCATGCCACCTTCACGCCGGGCACGCGCGCGGCGGCCCAGGGGGATGTGGTGGCCCCCTTCAGCAGCCGGGGCGGCTCCCAGCAAATCCTGGGCATCAACAAGCCGGACCTGGTGGCGCCGGGCGTCCAGATCCTGGCCGGCCACACGCCCTTGCCGGCCACCCTGCTGGGCGGCCTGCCCGGCCAGCTCTTCCAGGTCCTGCAGGGGACCTCCATGGCCAGCCCCCACGTGGCAGGCGCCGCCGCGCTGCTCAAGGCCATCCACCCCGAGTGGACGCCCGGCCAGATCAAGTCCGCCCTGATGACCACCGCGCGTACGGCCAATGTGGTCCTGCCCGACGGCACCCCTGCCACGCCCTTCGACCGGGGGGCCGGGCGTCTCAACCTGGGCCGGGCCGGGGACGCCACCCTGACCATCGACGCCCCGGCCGATGAGTTTCGGACCCTGGCGAATCAGCTGTGGAATGCCAACTACCCCAGCCTCTTCCTGCCGGACATGCCGGGGCGCATCACCGTCCAGCGACGCATTGCCAACCTGACAGACAAGAAACGGGTCTGGGTGCTCACGGTGGACGCGCCGCCCGATGTCCAGGTGGATATCCCCAAGGTTATCCAGATCGAGCCCCACAGCGAGCTGCTCCTCCCCATCACGGTGGACGCGTCCACCGTGCCCCTGGGTGAGGTGCGCCACGCCAACATCAACTTCAAGCGCGGGCGGGAGCACCACGACTTCCCCATCACCCTGGTCCGGGGACAGCCGGTCGTCACCCTTACGGCCGCCTGCACCCCCAACGTCCTGAGCCGCCTGGAGCGGACGGACTGCACCCTCACCCTGACCAACCGGAGCTTTGCGGAGGCGCACGTGGCCGTGGTCGACCGGCTGCCCCGCCAGCTCACCCTCCTGCCGGAGACGGTGGAAGGGGCCAACGTGGACGGCAACGGCATCAGCTTTGGCGGCATCCTGCCCCCGGCCACGCCGCCCCAGATCGGCGCCGTCATCAGCCCCACGGCCTCGCCGGCGGGCTACGTCCCCCTGGCTGGCTTTCGGGGCAGCGTGGTGGTGAATGCCACCGACGAGAGTATCGCCAATTTCAATGTGCCCGGCTTCTTCTACGGCGGGGAAACCTATAGCCGCGTCGGCATCGTCTCCAACGGCTACGTGGTGGTGGGCGGCGGCACCGCGGACGACGTCCAGCACATCAACAGCGACTTTCCCGATCCCGCCGTGCCCAACAACGTCCTGGCCCCCTTCTGGACCGACCTGAACCCGGAACAGGGCGGCCGCATCCTGATCAATGTCCTCACCGATGGCGCGGACAACTGGATCGTCATCGAGTGGGAAAACGTGCCCAACTACCAGTCCGCGGACGAACGCAACACCTTCCAGCTCTGGATCGGCACCGCGCAGGACGCCCACCCAGAGGAAGACATCAGCTTCGTCTACGGGCCGAGCATCACCCGGGGGAACCGGGGCAACCTGACGGTGGGGGCGGAGAATGCCTTTGGCAACGCCGGCGTGACCGTCTACTTCAACGGAACCGGCACCCCACCCCGGCCGTCCTATCCCCACGGCGATTTCGAGGTGGCCATCGTCAGCCAGCCTGGGGCACCGGGAGGCAGCCACACCATCCGCTTTGGGGCCCAGGCCGGCCACATGCCGGGCAACTGGACCCACTGCGCGGAGATGACGGCGAACCTCTTCCAGGGTACCCACATCGCCTGTGTCAGCGGCCAGGTCAGCCACTGA
- a CDS encoding ATP-binding cassette domain-containing protein translates to MQTGYAIETQGLEKRYSMADGQEVHAVRGIDLRVARGEIYALLGPNGAGKTTTLSILTTLLLPSQGRAQVAGFDVVTHPAQVRRRIGVTFQEVVLDQELTGRQILDFHGRLYGLATAERHRRIVELAELVELSHVLDRRSGTYSGGMKRRLELARGLMTAPEVLFLDEPTQGLDPQNRAHIWDYVRRLRAEQGLTLVLTTHYMEEAEALADRVGIIDQGRLVAEGTPDELIGQMGADMIHILAAGDPAAFLAQVQGLPFVTRADHHAQGDDLWQLQLGVDQGSRRLATLVAQALESGLQIREVSVARPSLGDVFLAYTGRQLREE, encoded by the coding sequence ATGCAAACGGGATATGCCATTGAAACCCAGGGATTGGAGAAGCGCTACTCCATGGCCGACGGCCAGGAAGTCCACGCGGTGCGGGGCATCGATCTACGGGTGGCGCGCGGGGAAATTTATGCGTTGCTGGGGCCCAACGGCGCCGGCAAGACGACCACCCTCTCCATCTTGACGACCCTGCTCCTGCCCAGCCAGGGCCGGGCCCAGGTGGCCGGCTTCGACGTGGTGACCCACCCGGCCCAGGTTCGACGCCGCATCGGCGTCACCTTTCAAGAGGTGGTGCTGGATCAGGAGCTGACCGGCCGGCAGATCCTGGACTTCCACGGGCGGCTCTACGGGCTGGCCACGGCCGAACGCCACCGGCGTATCGTCGAGCTGGCCGAACTGGTGGAGTTGAGCCACGTACTCGACCGCCGAAGCGGCACCTATTCCGGCGGGATGAAGCGCCGCCTGGAGCTGGCCCGGGGCCTCATGACGGCACCCGAGGTGCTCTTCCTGGATGAACCCACCCAGGGGTTGGATCCCCAGAACCGGGCCCACATCTGGGACTATGTCCGCCGCCTGCGGGCCGAGCAGGGGCTGACCCTGGTGCTGACCACCCACTACATGGAGGAGGCGGAGGCCCTGGCCGACCGGGTGGGCATCATCGACCAGGGGCGGCTGGTTGCCGAGGGCACCCCCGACGAGTTGATCGGCCAGATGGGGGCGGACATGATCCACATCCTGGCCGCGGGAGATCCCGCCGCCTTCCTGGCCCAGGTCCAGGGCCTGCCCTTCGTCACCCGGGCCGATCACCATGCCCAGGGCGACGATCTCTGGCAACTTCAGTTGGGGGTGGACCAGGGCAGCCGGCGGCTGGCTACCCTGGTGGCCCAGGCGTTGGAGAGCGGCCTCCAGATCCGGGAGGTCAGCGTAGCCCGCCCCAGCCTGGGCGATGTTTTCCTGGCCTACACGGGGCGGCAACTGCGGGAAGAATGA
- the fabF gene encoding beta-ketoacyl-ACP synthase II: MTRVFVTGLGAISPIGNDVETYWQNLLAGKSGAGRVMQFDPGDMPYNIACEVKDFDPADYMDRKLIRRTSRSTQFAIAASKQALADAGLVIDETNRDNVGVMMATGGGGFTEIEAATITMMEKGWRSVGPFVVPNAMSNAVSCLVSIETGARGPVMTSTAACASGHYSIIEGYHFLQRGEADVIIAGGTESAISLLTMSAFGRMGPLSSRTDDPEHACRPFSIDRDGFVSGEGACVLILETEEHARRRGARIYAEVLGGRLTGDAYHITAPDPEGDGAARALVGAVKNARLRPEDIDVVYAHGTGTVLNDIGEAKALKRAFGEHVYDMKITSIKSMIGHGLGAAGAQSAVAAVLTLRHGIVPPTINYTPDPEIDIPIVGNVAQEVDARYAIVNAFGFGGQNVVAVFGRVDE; this comes from the coding sequence ATGACTCGAGTTTTTGTGACCGGCCTGGGTGCCATATCACCCATCGGCAACGACGTGGAGACCTACTGGCAGAATCTGCTTGCCGGCAAATCGGGGGCAGGGCGGGTCATGCAGTTCGATCCGGGGGATATGCCCTACAACATCGCCTGCGAGGTGAAGGACTTTGATCCGGCCGACTACATGGACCGCAAGCTGATCCGCCGCACTTCCCGCTCGACCCAGTTTGCCATCGCGGCCAGCAAGCAGGCCCTGGCCGACGCCGGCCTGGTGATCGACGAAACCAACCGGGACAACGTGGGCGTCATGATGGCCACGGGCGGCGGCGGTTTCACCGAGATCGAGGCAGCCACCATCACCATGATGGAGAAAGGCTGGCGCTCGGTGGGTCCGTTCGTGGTCCCCAACGCCATGTCCAACGCGGTAAGCTGCCTGGTTTCTATTGAAACCGGCGCCCGGGGACCGGTGATGACCAGCACCGCGGCCTGCGCCAGCGGCCACTACTCCATCATCGAGGGCTATCACTTTCTGCAGCGGGGTGAGGCCGATGTGATCATCGCCGGGGGGACGGAGTCCGCCATCTCGCTGCTGACCATGTCGGCCTTTGGCCGCATGGGGCCCCTTTCCAGCCGGACCGATGACCCGGAACATGCCTGCCGGCCCTTTTCCATCGACCGGGATGGCTTCGTCAGCGGTGAAGGAGCCTGTGTGTTGATTTTAGAGACGGAGGAACACGCCCGGCGGCGGGGGGCCCGTATCTATGCCGAGGTGCTGGGGGGGCGACTCACCGGCGACGCCTACCACATCACCGCGCCCGATCCCGAGGGGGATGGCGCGGCCCGGGCCCTGGTGGGCGCGGTCAAGAATGCCCGTCTCCGGCCCGAGGACATCGACGTGGTCTACGCCCATGGCACCGGCACCGTGCTCAACGACATCGGCGAGGCCAAGGCCCTGAAGCGGGCCTTCGGCGAGCATGTCTACGACATGAAGATCACCAGCATCAAGAGCATGATCGGCCATGGCCTGGGCGCGGCCGGTGCCCAATCCGCCGTGGCCGCGGTGCTCACCCTGCGCCATGGCATCGTGCCCCCCACCATCAACTACACGCCGGATCCGGAGATCGACATCCCCATCGTGGGCAATGTGGCCCAGGAGGTGGATGCCCGCTACGCCATCGTGAACGCGTTCGGCTTCGGCGGCCAGAATGTGGTGGCGGTCTTCGGCCGGGTGGACGAATAG
- a CDS encoding CHAT domain-containing tetratricopeptide repeat protein, whose amino-acid sequence MNATPSPGSRNLDTDLLQRLADLPVAQALEELGLHFLRGSEAIQQLAQAALEQAEAQPDRAARWLEIATALAREHPVDPGVLAQIDYAQARLHVLAGQLAEAEARLQEAQSRWQAVGDRHWLTRSYLGLTQILAMQGRYAEAEAAVRQAIAELMAGLDGNQDPVPLARLTTAHRNLATLLLYQERHAAALAEYELAQTWLERFRRAAGAAGQPFAANEAAHIALNQATALTFLDRPTEAEAALQAAIHHFDQARDALNRGRARTNLGRLYLRTGRYGDALATFNLAAQDLIGDLPIHAVPEVEALRRADELLLEHATAYLALNLLPEAADALERCLALFQQAGQPYELGQTFYTLALVQLREGRLAEAQASLARALAQFAALDNPFWLNRTQLAQATVAFVQGDLAQAAAHLASLSIPQDLAPRDPSTPLAWDVAGLAEAHLLQARLLLAQGKLEAAGQVAARIPALLGGRAAGTPTIRPPMPHLHLRVEHLLGQVARAAGDLEQARRHLTAAVTLLEMERAALPLEEIRTAFLDDKSAIYQELVLTLLDAPDLSEEGLAAAFAVVERARSRALLERLLASVQGATSASPHQSRREAVRQRLHWLYSRLLGEGSNAQLDAAFNAELQAQEALLQQLEWQDSPMLSQAEPTDLASLQACLEPGQQALAYFMAGEEVLAFVIGQDQVRLFRRLTTVERLNQALDEFRFQLGRVELGPAYLARHRDRLMRQLTGALARLHDLLIAPLASALSARRLLVIPYGSLHLLPFHALWDGRRYLLERYELSTAPSASVAVHVRHRRTGGRYRSLAGLAIQDDTIPAAQEEVRRIVALFPAVHLYLEQEATRAGLWAAARAADVLHLATHGLFRPDNSFFSALKLADGWVDVREIYRLPLAARLVVLSACESGVGQVRGGDEVIGLARGFLAAGARHLVVSLWNVHDASAAGLMENFYRALMASPCPSPAAALRMAQRAAVAEGQHPYYWAPYLVMG is encoded by the coding sequence ATGAACGCCACACCTTCTCCGGGTTCCCGCAACCTGGACACCGACCTGTTGCAGCGGCTGGCCGACCTGCCGGTGGCCCAGGCCCTGGAAGAGTTGGGCCTTCACTTCCTGCGCGGCTCCGAGGCCATCCAGCAGCTGGCCCAGGCCGCCCTGGAGCAGGCAGAAGCCCAGCCTGACCGGGCCGCGCGCTGGCTGGAGATCGCCACCGCCCTGGCGCGAGAGCATCCAGTGGATCCCGGCGTGCTGGCCCAGATCGACTACGCCCAGGCCCGTCTCCACGTGCTGGCCGGCCAGCTGGCCGAGGCCGAAGCACGCCTCCAAGAGGCCCAGAGCCGGTGGCAGGCGGTGGGGGACCGCCACTGGCTGACCCGCAGCTACCTGGGGCTGACCCAAATCCTGGCCATGCAGGGCCGCTATGCCGAGGCCGAGGCTGCCGTGCGCCAGGCCATCGCCGAGCTCATGGCGGGGCTGGACGGCAATCAGGACCCTGTGCCCCTGGCCCGCCTCACCACGGCCCACCGCAACCTGGCTACCCTGCTCCTCTACCAGGAGCGCCACGCGGCAGCCCTGGCCGAGTATGAGCTGGCCCAGACCTGGCTGGAACGCTTCCGCCGGGCTGCCGGCGCCGCCGGTCAACCCTTCGCCGCCAACGAGGCCGCCCACATTGCCCTCAACCAGGCCACGGCCCTCACCTTCCTGGACCGCCCCACCGAAGCCGAGGCCGCCCTCCAGGCTGCCATCCACCATTTTGACCAGGCCCGGGATGCCCTGAACCGGGGCCGGGCACGGACCAACCTGGGCCGGCTCTACCTGCGCACCGGCCGCTACGGGGACGCGCTGGCCACCTTCAACCTGGCAGCCCAGGATCTGATCGGCGACCTGCCCATCCACGCCGTCCCCGAGGTGGAGGCCCTGCGCCGTGCCGACGAGCTCCTGTTGGAACATGCCACCGCCTACCTGGCCCTCAACCTGCTGCCAGAAGCGGCCGACGCCCTGGAGCGCTGCCTGGCCCTCTTCCAGCAGGCGGGCCAGCCCTACGAGCTGGGCCAGACCTTCTACACCCTGGCCCTGGTTCAGCTGCGGGAGGGCCGGCTGGCCGAGGCCCAGGCATCCCTGGCGCGCGCCCTGGCCCAGTTCGCAGCCCTGGATAACCCCTTCTGGCTCAACCGGACCCAACTGGCCCAGGCCACGGTGGCCTTTGTCCAGGGCGACCTGGCCCAGGCCGCCGCCCACCTGGCGAGCCTCTCCATTCCCCAGGACCTTGCCCCCCGGGACCCGTCAACGCCCCTGGCCTGGGACGTGGCCGGCCTGGCCGAGGCCCACCTGCTCCAGGCCAGGCTCCTCCTGGCCCAGGGCAAGCTGGAGGCCGCCGGCCAGGTGGCTGCCCGGATCCCGGCCCTCCTGGGTGGCCGCGCCGCCGGCACCCCCACCATCCGCCCGCCCATGCCCCACCTGCACTTGCGGGTGGAGCACCTGTTGGGCCAGGTGGCCCGGGCGGCCGGCGATCTGGAGCAGGCTCGCCGCCATCTGACGGCCGCGGTCACCCTGTTGGAGATGGAACGGGCGGCCCTTCCCCTGGAGGAGATCCGCACCGCGTTCCTGGACGACAAATCGGCCATCTACCAGGAACTGGTCCTGACTCTGCTGGATGCGCCGGATCTGAGCGAAGAAGGGCTGGCCGCCGCCTTTGCCGTGGTGGAGCGAGCCCGCTCCCGGGCCCTGCTGGAACGCCTGTTGGCCAGCGTCCAGGGGGCGACGTCCGCCTCTCCCCACCAGAGCCGGCGGGAGGCGGTCCGCCAGCGCCTGCACTGGCTGTACAGCCGGCTTTTGGGCGAAGGCAGCAACGCCCAGCTGGATGCGGCCTTCAACGCCGAGCTCCAGGCCCAGGAAGCCCTGCTGCAGCAACTGGAATGGCAGGATTCGCCCATGCTCTCCCAGGCCGAGCCCACGGACCTGGCGTCCCTGCAAGCGTGCCTGGAGCCGGGGCAGCAGGCATTGGCCTACTTCATGGCCGGGGAGGAAGTGCTGGCCTTTGTCATCGGCCAGGACCAGGTACGCCTCTTCCGGCGCCTGACCACGGTGGAACGGCTGAACCAGGCCCTGGACGAGTTTCGCTTTCAATTGGGGCGGGTGGAGTTGGGGCCGGCCTACCTGGCCCGTCATCGGGATCGGCTGATGCGGCAGTTGACCGGGGCCCTGGCCCGCCTCCACGATCTGCTGATTGCGCCCCTGGCGTCTGCCCTCAGCGCCCGGCGGCTCCTGGTGATCCCCTATGGTTCCCTGCATCTGCTGCCCTTCCATGCCCTGTGGGACGGCCGGCGATACCTGCTGGAGCGCTACGAACTGAGCACGGCGCCCAGCGCCAGCGTGGCGGTCCATGTGCGCCATCGCCGGACGGGTGGCCGCTATCGTTCTCTGGCCGGCCTGGCCATTCAGGACGACACCATCCCGGCTGCCCAGGAGGAGGTCCGCCGCATCGTCGCCCTCTTCCCGGCTGTGCATCTTTACCTGGAGCAGGAGGCCACCCGCGCGGGCCTGTGGGCGGCAGCCCGGGCGGCCGACGTCCTGCACCTGGCCACCCATGGCCTCTTCCGGCCGGACAACTCCTTCTTCTCGGCCCTGAAGCTGGCCGATGGCTGGGTGGATGTGCGGGAGATCTACCGGCTGCCCCTGGCGGCGCGGTTGGTGGTGTTGAGCGCCTGTGAGAGCGGTGTGGGTCAGGTTCGAGGCGGCGACGAGGTCATCGGCCTGGCCCGGGGCTTTCTGGCCGCGGGCGCACGTCACCTGGTGGTGAGTCTGTGGAACGTCCACGATGCCAGCGCGGCCGGGCTGATGGAAAACTTCTACCGGGCCCTGATGGCCTCGCCCTGTCCTTCTCCGGCTGCAGCCCTGCGCATGGCCCAACGGGCCGCCGTGGCCGAGGGGCAGCACCCCTACTACTGGGCACCCTACCTGGTGATGGGCTGA